tataatatgtattatttttatggtTATTGAAATAGTAGCAGCAATAGTATCTAATTCTTTATCTTTAATGTCGGATGCTTCTCATTTGTTTTGtgatttattatcttttgctttaaatttattttctatatatgtTTCAAGTTTTCAAGGGAACGTAGATATGTCTTTTGGTTACCATAGGGCTGAAATTATAGGTGCActattttctatattttttatatggtCCTTATCagcatatattttatatacagCTATATTTAGATTATTTGATGTACCAAAAGTAAACGGATATATTATGTTTGTTACAGCTTTTATTAGTACGTTAgcaaatatatttatggCATATGTTTTACAAGTACATTCACATGGATTCGGATTTATGAACGAAAACAAATGTGGTAATCATACACACGAATCATCTTGTCATGATAATTCTTcttctttaattttatcaGATCATAAGACTTCTAATAATATCGAAAATAGTAGTGTTAAGAAGAATTCTTTGACAAAGAgatataagaatattaaTAGTGATATTATAATAGATGAAAACgatataagaaataataaaaataatatttctggaaataaaatagatGGAACGTCATGTAATTATGTAACCTttgattattatgataacATGGAGGAAcatgataaaaatgtagCACAAGTTAATGATATGTCTGAACAAAATAACaattttatgaataaagaaaaatatatgaataaaaatgtttataataGTACGAATAAGGATTCTAATAATTCCAACTCTAAAGGTAAAGCATGTAACATGacacaaaataatataaataataacaataataataataataataataataatataaataataatacatataatcaaatacataatgaaaaaaaaaaaaaaaaaaaaaaaagttgTTGTGATGTAGAGAAAGTAGAAGAAGATGATATACAAAAAGATCATGCTTATATTATAGAAAGTGAATATTGTGATGATATATTAGATAATCATAATCATACACATGAATCTACAAATCATGATCATAGTCATGATCATAGTCATGGTGATGTAAATAACATTAGTTTAAAAACAGCTTATCTACATGCACTTAGTGATTTATTACAAAATGTAGGAGTTATGATTgcatcattatttatatggtATGATCCTAAATATTCAATAGCCGATCCTATATGTTCCATTATATTCTGTTGTATTGTTTTTTCTACAACAATGTCGGtaattaaagaaatattaaatatattaatggAAGGTACACCTGTAAGTATTAATTTGATAGATcttaaaaatgatttattaaaaataccAGGGGTATTAGATGTACATGATTTGCATGTATGGTCCTTGTCAATTGGAAAACCAGCCTTGGCTTGTCATATAGTTGCTAGTAAAACACATTCTCATAGTGTATTAAATGACGCTACTTTACTATgtcaaaataaatataaaatattacacACAACAGTTCAAACGGATTATTCTTCAAACAGATCGAATTGTGAAACTGAAGCTCACCTTAAATGTTCCACACTGAAAGGGGATANNNNNNNNNNNNNNNNNNNNNNNNNNNNNNNNNNNNNNNNNNNNNNNNNNNNNNNNNNNNNNNNNNNNNNNNNNNNNNNNNNNNNNNNNNNNNNNNNNNNTTGAATTTACAATGGATgatatacataatttttataggttttaaaagaaaaaaatgtgtagaaccttttttattccttttttaacacatttaataatttaaattccaagattatacattataaaatattgtaatttaaacattattcattttgcattttttttctgatatatatatatatttgatatgtcattaatttatttgtaccgttacaaaattttattttgctttctatattatataacaccaataattattatatatgtaataaaaagaagaatattttttttattacctaattttttaaaacttATATTGTGCTctctaaatatatacacatatatatatatatatatatattatatatcacaaataaaatattataatattttataaaactTTATAGtacacattttttaataattataattatatttatgcGTACATTAAAATACATTAAAATACATTAAGGTTggtaatatttttttttttaaagattatataaatatatatatattatatatgtattgaaaaaaaaatatatttatatatatataaaaaaaaaaaaaaaaaaaaaaaaaaagtaagacgtatataatattatatatatatatataataatatatatatatatattatgtacatatagtattattttcttcttattattattttttttatttttttttatctgtgcttcaaaatatttatgattatcatattattgagttcctatattatatatttaattttttattcatataataattatcaaactgtaaatttaaaaaagatatttaaatattttatatgtataaatagtatattcattaatagcatttaaaattaagtattaattatatataataataataataataatacattattatatatatatgtagaaAAATGTCactattaaaaaaaaaaaatcatatataataaatataaaaagttaatacataaaatattatacatatatatatatatatatatatatttatttatttatttttttttttttatttttttattttttacttttttgttggaatcatttttattttataggaataattattatataattaaattcttaaattaaaagaaatatatatatatatatatatatatatatatatatatatatatagtatatatttattatatattaatttgattcctcataaaataaaaatatacctatttattatatatatatatttatttttttttttttattttttttttatttatttaataaatgatgaaagaaaaagataagaaacagaagaaaaaaagatcagtagaaaaaaaagagtaTCATAGTTCCTGTGAAAGTATGAAGGATGAAGAGAGTGTTTCTTCTGAAGGcgaaaataaaaaaagaaaaaacaaagaaGACGATAAAGGTATAAGAGAACGagaaaaaagtaaaaaacTTGATGAGgacaaaatgaaaaagaaaaaaatatacgaagaaaattataataatgaagatgggaacataataaaaaaaaagaaaaaaaattcacAAAGTGAAGAAATGAAcaatgataataaaaataatgataatgatgacCAAGATGatgaacataataataaatataatgattgTAAAAGAAAACATAAAAGTAATAGTAAAATTATTGATGATCCAAATAATAgtgataatgatataaaaagaaggaaagaaatgaaaaaaagacgaaaaaaaaaaaaaaatgcaaataaaaatgatacatataaaaGCGATACAAGTTCAATCAATTCTAATATgtctaataataataaaaagaatacTTCGGATATTTCGGAAATGTCAGATAACTCGTCAACAAATATAAgaagaaagaaatataGAGAAGAAGTAAtgagaaaaagaaaaagagaTAGAAGCTCTGAGTACAAAATTAAAGGATCCTATAAAAATGTTGAAATACGAAtgaagaataaaaataaatatagaaGTTTAGAACGAAAAATGaaagataaatatagagaaaagaaaaaaggaaGAAGTCAAAATTCAAGCATCACTAAAAGTGATCATTCTAGTAATgaaaagaattataaaaagattaatcataataataagtaTACTAGTAACGATGATGATAGTAGTAGCAATGATTCTTCAAATAGTAATAATGGAAGTAATAATGGAGGTAATAATGGAAGTAATAATGGAAGTAATAAGGGAAGTAATAAGGGAAGTAATAAGGGAAGTAATAAGGGAAGTAATAATGAAAGTAATAATGAAAGTAATAATGGTAGTAATAATGAAAGTAATAATGGTAGTAATAATGGTAGCAATAATGATAGCGATTATAGTAGTACGCAAAAGTCACGTAGAAACAAACTTATAAGAAATGTAAGCTCAAGCGTTAGTTTAAGTGAAAGGAGGAGGAACAAAatcaaaagaaaaagaagacGTTCAAGATCGATAAGTACCGAAAGAAGGATTAAGGAGAAACACAGAAATATAGAAGATGAAGACTCAGAGGAAAGTGATAGCAAATGGAGGAGAAGAAAAAGGGAACGAAGTAgagataaatataaagaaagaTATAGGGAAAGAGAAAGAGATAGGGATAAAGAAAGGTATAGGGATAAAGAAAGGTATAGGGATAAAGAAAGATATAGGGATAAAGAAAGATATAGGGATAAAGAAAGATATAGGGATAAAGAAAGATATAGGGATAGAGATAAGGATATAGATAGGGAAAGACACCGACATAGAGAAAGAGATAGAGACAGGGAAAGAGATAGGGACCGAGAACGAGAACGAGAACGCGAAAGAGAAAGACGTAAAAGCTACAAGTTTGATTCTCCTCCGCACTCATGTgatgaagatgataatataaaattatcGAAGAGCACAATTTCAAATAACAACAAATCGATGAGCATTTTAAGTAATAGTGTGCCAACATTAAATAGTAACAATATAgtattaaataatgatttatCTGTAGTTAATAATTCTAGTTCTAATAACAATATAGAAAGTTTAATACAGACTTTGAATAGTAATATTCTGAGCACTAATAATAGCAGCCTAACAACTAGTCgtattttaaataataataataataataataataataataataataattcgATATTAAACGAGAGTAACCTTATAAGTAACAAGTTAAGAAACAGTTTGTTATTAGAAGAAaagaatttattattaaaacaatcacatttgaatttattattaaataatcaattgaaattaaataatgtaatgtctttacaaaatttatataagaatgtattaaatataaatgacTTAAATTTACCAACAATAGATGTAAATATAGAGAAGACAGCTAGAGAATTATATGTTGGTAACATTCCACAACATATAGATATACAGGAAattgtaaaatatttaaattcttgtttattaattttatataataaagaaaatgaaaatgagAATATTTGTTTAAAAGCATGTATAAGAGGTGATACGCATTATGCATTTGTAGAATTTAGAAATATTCAGGATACATCTAATTGTATGTTATTAAATggtattaatttttatggAAATAATCTAAGAATTGGAAGACCCAAAACCTTTCCTATTGAATATCATAGTTTAATACCACAAGCAACTATACCGGTCAttgataattattatttatctCAAGGTTTAATTGGATTAAGgtcttttattattttttgtaaaaatgaagaaaagaTGAAAAATGATGGATTACCTGttaatatgataaaattacaaaaacTGTGTGTATCGAATATATCAAGGAATAATGATACAAgtaaaattaaagaattattagAAGCATTTGgagaaattaaaaatttcGAATTTTTTTATGGAGATGAAACATCAGACACATATATAAGTCTAGTAGAATATGTAAATACTGAGAATGCTATACAAGcacataaaatattaaatcaAAATACAAGTTATAAAATCCAATTCGAACATGAAATAATTAACGATCctcatataaataatataattaaaaataaatatatgaaaacAGAAAATTCTATACTATCTCTACAAGTTCCTACCAAGGTAATCGTTCTTAATAAAATAGCAACCTTTGAGGAACTTTCGGATTCTAGTGAATATAAGGATATAATAGAAGACATCAAAATTGAGTGtgaaaaatatggaaaGACATTGGAGGTAGTGTTACCTGTTTTTTCGTATAGAACGTATGAGTATTTGAAGAGGGTATCAAAACAAACACACCCTGGAAATGTTGACCATTTGCAAGGTCCCATggataaagaaaataatgtagaaaaagaagataatgtagaaaaagaagataatgtagaaaaagaagataatgtagaaaaagaagatactgtagaaaaagaagatactgtagaaaaagaagataatgtagaaaaagaagataatgtagaaaaagaagataatgtagaaaaagaagataatgtagaaaaagaagataatgatgataataataattatgatgatgataatgaagaagaagatTTAACACATCCTAATTATGACCTTACATCTATAGGATGTGCCTTTATCcattttgaaaatatagAATCTGCAACTAAAGCTAGAAAAGAATTAAGTGGTAGAAAATTCGGAGCAAATATTATTGAAGCAAATTATTTTagtgaaaaaaaattcttaatgaaaaattttaaaaatgtaaaatataattttaaaaaatcgCATTCTTCTCTCTTTAATGTAAACTTAAAATTAGGTAATTTGACCTACTCAGATTGTTCAGATGATgagtaaaaaaaaagtttacaaaaaaatgaaataataaaaaaatgattgTTAGATTTATCCTTATGTtaccatatatatatgtgacAAACTATTCTATtgtttgtatatttttttttttttttttttgacaAGGGACacttcaaaaaaaaaagaaaaaaaaaaaataaataaaagtaaataCTAAATGAATAAGTATATGTTGTATATTccaataaataaataaataaataaataaatatatatatatatatatatatg
The window above is part of the Plasmodium reichenowi strain SY57 chromosome 7, whole genome shotgun sequence genome. Proteins encoded here:
- a CDS encoding RNA-binding protein, putative; translated protein: MMKEKDKKQKKKRSVEKKEYHSSCESMKDEESVSSEGENKKRKNKEDDKGIREREKSKKLDEDKMKKKKIYEENYNNEDGNIIKKKKKNSQSEEMNNDNKNNDNDDQDDEHNNKYNDCKRKHKSNSKIIDDPNNSDNDIKRRKEMKKRRKKKKNANKNDTYKSDTSSINSNMSNNNKKNTSDISEMSDNSSTNIRRKKYREEVMRKRKRDRSSEYKIKGSYKNVEIRMKNKNKYRSLERKMKDKYREKKKGRSQNSSITKSDHSSNEKNYKKINHNNKYTSNDDDSSSNDSSNSNNGSNNGGNNGSNNGSNKGSNKGSNKGSNKGSNNESNNESNNGSNNESNNGSNNGSNNDSDYSSTQKSRRNKLIRNVSSSVSLSERRRNKIKRKRRRSRSISTERRIKEKHRNIEDEDSEESDSKWRRRKRERSRDKYKERYRERERDRDKERYRDKERYRDKERYRDKERYRDKERYRDKERYRDRDKDIDRERHRHRERDRDRERDRDRERERERERERRKSYKFDSPPHSCDEDDNIKLSKSTISNNNKSMSILSNSVPTLNSNNIVLNNDLSVVNNSSSNNNIESLIQTLNSNILSTNNSSLTTSRILNNNNNNNNNNNNNSILNESNLISNKLRNSLLLEEKNLLLKQSHLNLLLNNQLKLNNVMSLQNLYKNVLNINDLNLPTIDVNIEKTARELYVGNIPQHIDIQEIVKYLNSCLLILYNKENENENICLKACIRGDTHYAFVEFRNIQDTSNCMLLNGINFYGNNLRIGRPKTFPIEYHSLIPQATIPVIDNYYLSQGLIGLRSFIIFCKNEEKMKNDGLPVNMIKLQKLCVSNISRNNDTSKIKELLEAFGEIKNFEFFYGDETSDTYISLVEYVNTENAIQAHKILNQNTSYKIQFEHEIINDPHINNIIKNKYMKTENSILSLQVPTKVIVLNKIATFEELSDSSEYKDIIEDIKIECEKYGKTLEVVLPVFSYRTYEYLKRVSKQTHPGNVDHLQGPMDKENNVEKEDNVEKEDNVEKEDNVEKEDTVEKEDTVEKEDNVEKEDNVEKEDNVEKEDNVEKEDNDDNNNYDDDNEEEDLTHPNYDLTSIGCAFIHFENIESATKARKELSGRKFGANIIEANYFSEKKFLMKNFKNVKYNFKKSHSSLFNVNLKLGNLTYSDCSDDE
- a CDS encoding zinc transporter, putative, with translation MPTEMNSSLLDNESNLNLVDKMSRLYDKSQRKATKKLIIASIICIIFMVIEIVAAIVSNSLSLMSDASHLFCDLLSFALNLFSIYVSSFQGNVDMSFGYHRAEIIGALFSIFFIWSLSAYILYTAIFRLFDVPKVNGYIMFVTAFISTLANIFMAYVLQVHSHGFGFMNENKCGNHTHESSCHDNSSSLILSDHKTSNNIENSSVKKNSLTKRYKNINSDIIIDENDIRNNKNNISGNKIDGTSCNYVTFDYYDNMEEHDKNVAQVNDMSEQNNNFMNKEKYMNKNVYNSTNKDSNNSNSKGKACNMTQNNINNNNNNNNNNNNINNNTYNQIHNEKKKKKKKSCCDVEKVEEDDIQKDHAYIIESEYCDDILDNHNHTHESTNHDHSHDHSHGDVNNISLKTAYLHALSDLLQNVGVMIASLFIWYDPKYSIADPICSIIFCCIVFSTTMSVIKEILNILMEGTPVSINLIDLKNDLLKIPGVLDVHDLHVWSLSIGKPALACHIVASKTHSHSVLNDATLLCQNKYKILHTTVQTDYSSNRSNCETEAHLKCSTLKGD